The following proteins come from a genomic window of Doryrhamphus excisus isolate RoL2022-K1 chromosome 12, RoL_Dexc_1.0, whole genome shotgun sequence:
- the LOC131139186 gene encoding zinc finger protein OZF-like: MCKVQILRALVNERLTAAVEEIFVVLEGTIAEYEEELCRTKEENERQRQLLDAVFKPQIGSRRADVNEGALPPEQQEWSSRVVQEEPQPPHIKEEVWLQGEVDASKFPVTCVIVKSEDDAEDEAQWSRSDGSEEKRSSDGGSLLAPLSNSDDTTSHSPETDDEDSKADNTHFKCDKTLKTHMMIHTGEKTFSCSVCGKAFIRQAHLISHMRTHTGEKPFTCSVCGERFSLKGNLIRHTRTHTGEKPFSCSVCDTRFSVRPALIQHMRTHTGEKPFLCSFCGERFSQRGHLIGHTRTHTGEKPFSCSVCGKRFSIKGTLKVHTRTHTGEKPFSCHVCDKRFSYKHQLNKHKCAGESSSSQTLFPC, translated from the exons atgtgtaaaGTCCAAATACTGAGAGCGTTGGTAAACGAGCGACTCACCGCTGCCGTCGAGGAAATATTTGTTGTGTTGGAAGGAACAatagcagagtacgaggaggaactttgtcggacgaaagaggagaacgagcgacaacgtcaactgCTGGACGCTGTTTTCAAGCCTCAGATTGGGTCGCGCAGAGCAG ACGTCAATGAAGGAGCTCTTCCCCCTGAGCAGCAGGAGTGGAGCTCCAGGGTGGTGCAGGAGGAACCacagcccccccacattaaagaggaagtgtGGCTTCAGGGGGAAGTCGATGCCAGCAAGTTTCCAGTGACTTGTGTGATTGTCAAGAGTGAAGATGATGCTGAAGATGAAGCTCAGTGGTCTCGGAGTGATGGAAGTGAGGAGAAGAGAAGCTCAGACGGAGGCAGCCTCTTGGCACCGCTATCGAATAGTGACGACACAACGTCCCACTCTCCTGAAACCGATGATGAAGACTCCAAAGCTGACAACACACACTTTAAATGCGACAAAACTTTGAAGACACACATGATGatccacacgggagaaaaaaCATTCAGCTGCTCGGTTTGTGGTAAGGCATTTATACGACAGGCACATTTGATTtcgcacatgagaacacacaccggTGAAAAACCATTTACATGCTCAGTTTGCGGGGAAAGATTCTCACTTAAAGGCAATTTGATCCGACACACAcgaacgcacacaggagagaaacctttctcgTGTTCGGTGTGCGACACACGTTTCAGTGTTCGTCCAGCGCTGATCCAACACATGAGGACACACACCGGTGAGAAGCCTTTTCTATGTTCCTTTTGTGGCGAGAGGTTCTCCCAACGGGGGCATTTGATAggacacacacggacacacacgggagaaaaacctttttccTGCTCAGTTTGTGGGAAAAGGTTCTCCATCAAAGGCACTTTGAAAGTCCACACAAGAACGCACACTGGTGAGAAACCATTCAGTTGCCACGTGTGTGATAAAAGATTTTCTTATAAGCACCAGCTTAACAAACACAAGTGCGCTGGCGAGAGCAGCAGCAGTCAAACACTTTTCCCTTGCTAA